ATGACAGTAAAATTGTTAAAGGAGGATTAATTTTACGATGCAGTTTATAAACAAACAACCTGACCAATTATTTGCTGAATTAAAAAAGTTTTTTAAACAATATAATATTTTGTTGCAAGAGCAAAAATATTATTTAGAGGCTTTAACGCATAATTCTTATGCTAATGAAAATAATTTAAATTATACTTATCAACGAATGGAATTCTTAGGTGATGCTATTCTTGCAAAAGAGATTTCATTATATTTATTTTTAACTTTTCCTGACAAGAATGAGGGAGAAATTACTAATTTACGGAGCAAAGTGGTTCGGGAAGGGACCCTAGCAGAATTAGTACGGCAAATGAATTGGGCTCCTTTTTTATTGTTAGGAAAAGGTGAGATTAAAACAAAAGGCTATGAAAAAAATCGTATTTTAGCAGATATTTACGAATCAATGCTAGCGGCGTTGTACCTTGACTTAGGAGAAGAAACAGTTCGGACATTTATTGATCAAACTTTAATTAAAATGGTTTCAAACCCCGGTTTTTTTGATCAAATTCGTGATTACAAAACGGAGTTACAAGAGTTTTTACAAGCTGGTGATGTCCGCACATTAGAATATAAGTTGGTAAAAGAATCACCACCATTAGAAGGCAATCGTGTATTGTATACTATGATAGCGGAAATTGATGGAATTCGTTATGGCGAGGGCCATGGTTATACCCACAAGGAGGCAGAACAATTAGCGGCACGAGACGCTTTACAAAAATTAGCAAAAAATCCAAAATATAACTTTGAAAAATAAATAATAATGCATTATGATTAATTATATGGAGATGAAAACTAATGATAAGACATTTGTTCAAAAATTTTTGATTAAGTTTTACCAAAAATAGTTTACAGGTTTTGGGGTTGTTTTTAATGTTAGGTGTTGTTATTACTCTTTTTGGGGGAATGATTATGTCAAATGATTTAAGCACTAGTCAATTAGCTGTAATTGGAAAAAACTTGTATAATACCAATAT
This genomic window from Spiroplasma sp. SV19 contains:
- the rnc gene encoding ribonuclease III gives rise to the protein MQFINKQPDQLFAELKKFFKQYNILLQEQKYYLEALTHNSYANENNLNYTYQRMEFLGDAILAKEISLYLFLTFPDKNEGEITNLRSKVVREGTLAELVRQMNWAPFLLLGKGEIKTKGYEKNRILADIYESMLAALYLDLGEETVRTFIDQTLIKMVSNPGFFDQIRDYKTELQEFLQAGDVRTLEYKLVKESPPLEGNRVLYTMIAEIDGIRYGEGHGYTHKEAEQLAARDALQKLAKNPKYNFEK